One Cryptomeria japonica chromosome 9, Sugi_1.0, whole genome shotgun sequence genomic window carries:
- the LOC131858362 gene encoding E3 ubiquitin-protein ligase RING1-like: MQMQEERKMGCRANELVEWCKSLECRMGDLRIEATKLFMQANCLMERETLPRRLQHLNSLHDLLHSEFRLIEVHEDRLPGHIRWLRGVFNTFDSLRKKIVKIMENERKAKELVEGLPIVTVSDFHVNDGLFCGVCRDDFILGEEVREIPCMIRHIFHSHCIWPWLEDHNTCPICTTPFSMENEPKTVREDRV, translated from the coding sequence ATGCAAATGCAggaggagaggaaaatgggttgcAGGGCGAATGAACTTGTCGAGTGGTGCAAAAGCCTGGAATGCCGCATGGGGGATTTACGTATCGAAGCCACCAAACTATTCATGCAAGCAAATTGTTTGATGGAACGTGAAACTCTGCCTCGTCGTCTGCAACATCTTAACAGCCTTCACGATTTATTACATTCCGAATTTCGCCTGATTGAAGTTCACGAGGATCGACTCCCTGGTCATATTCGGTGGCTACGTGGGGTCTTCAATACCTTCGATTCTCTTCGGAAAAAGATCGTCAAgataatggagaatgaaaggaaggCGAAAGAATTGGTAGAGGGACTGCCGATTGTAACAGTTTCAGATTTTCATGTTAATGATGGGCTTTTCTGTGGAGTTTGTAGGGATGATTTTATTTTGGGAGAAGAGGTTCGAGAAATTCCTTGTATGATCCGACATATCTTTCATTCTCACTGTATTTGGCCATGGCTTGAGGATCACAATACTTGTCCCATCTGTACAACACCATTCTctatggaaaatgagccaaaaacAGTACGAGAGGATCGAGTGTAG